One window of the Sander lucioperca isolate FBNREF2018 chromosome 5, SLUC_FBN_1.2, whole genome shotgun sequence genome contains the following:
- the LOC116057869 gene encoding olfactory receptor 11A1-like: MINSTQVSYFILAAYFDTGGFKYLFFLLILSLYVFIVCANVLLIVVICMNRSLHEPMYLFLCSLFVNELYGSTGLFPFLLVQILSDIHTVSAPFCFLQIFCAHSYGAVEYLNLAIMSYDRYLAICYPLQYHTRMTSKKIAVLIAVTWLYPCFAMVVLLSLRSPLQLCGNVINKVYCDTHSVVKLACSDTNAINIYGLIATFSTISVSLLLILYTYMRILKVCYSGSKQTRQKALSTCTPHLASLLNFSFGACFEVLQSRFNMSSLPNMLRIFLSLYFLTCPPLFNPVLYGLQMSKIRVICKSLISKAVY; this comes from the coding sequence ATGATAAACTCTACTCAGGTTTCATATTTCATACTTGCTGCCTACTTTGACACCGGGGGTTTTAAATACTTATTTTTCTTGCTTATTTtgtctttatatgttttcataGTTTGCGCTAATGTTTTGCTGATTGTGGTTATCTGTATGAACAGAAGCTTACATGAACCTATGTACCTTTTTCTGTGCAGCCtgtttgtaaatgaactgtatggTAGTACAGGGTTGTTTCCATTCCTTCTGGTTCAGATCCTCTCTGACATTCACACTGTTTCTGCTCCattctgtttcctgcagattttTTGTGCACACTCTTATGGAGCTGTTGAATATTTAAACTTAGCCATCATGTCTTATGACAGATATCTTGCCATCTGTTATCCTCTACAATATCACACTCGTATGACATCTAAAAAGATAGCTGTGCTTATTGCCGTAACATGGTTATATCCTTGTTTTGCAATGGTTGTTTTGCTGtctttgcgttctcctttacaGCTCTGTGGGAACGTCATTAACAAAGTTTACTGTGATACACACTCTGTTGTGAAGCTGGCCTGCTCTGACACAAATGCAATTAACATTTATGGACTCATTGCCACTTTTAGCACAATCTCTGTTTCCTTACTGTTAATCCTTTACACTTACATGAGGATACTTAAAGTTTGTTATTCTGGTTCTAAACAGACCAGACAGAAAGCTCTCAGTACCTGCACACCTCACCTTGCTTCCCTCTTGAATTTTTCTTTTGGAGCTTGCTTTGAAGTATTACAGAGCAGGTTTAATATGAGCAGTTTACCCAATATGTTGCGCATTTTTCTGTCATTGTATTTTCTTACATGCCCGCCACTTTTCAACCCTGTACTGTACGGCCTGCAAATGTCTAAAATCCGTGTCATATGTAAAAGTCTTATATCAAAAGCAGTCTATTAA
- the LOC116057870 gene encoding olfactory receptor 142-like, producing the protein MINSTQVSYFTLAAYFDTGSFKYLFFLLILSLYVFIICANVLLIVVICMNRSLHEPMYLFLCSLFVNELFGSTGLFPFLLVQILSDIHTVSAPFCFLLIYCAHSYGACEFWTLAIMSYDRYLAICYPLQYHIRMSSKKIAMLIALTWLYSFLVHILIVFGLTAPLQLCGNIINKVSCDNYSVVKLACSDTRANNIFGLVHMFTVIFALIILILFSYIRILIVCFSGSKQTRQKALSTCTPHLASLLNFSFGAFFEIVQSRFDMNYLPNMLRIFLSLYWFTFQPLINPLLYGLQMSTIRIVCRRLLFGGER; encoded by the coding sequence ATGATAAACTCTACTCAGGTTTCATATTTCACACTTGCTGCCTACTTTGACACCGGGAGTTTTAAATACTTATTTTTCTTGCTTATTTtgtctttatatgttttcataATTTGTGCTAATGTTTTGCTGATTGTGGTTATCTGTATGAACAGAAGCTTACATGAACCTATGTACCTTTTTCTGTGCAGCCtgtttgtaaatgaactgtttggtAGTACAGGGTTGTTTCCATTCCTTCTGGTTCAGATCCTCTCTGACATTCACACTGTTTCTGCTCCCTTCTGTTTCCTGCTAATTTATTGTGCACACTCTTATGGAGCTTGTGAATTTTGGACCTTAGCCATCATGTCTTATGACAGATATCTTGCTATCTGTTATCCTCTACAATATCACATTCGTATGTCATCTAAAAAGATTGCCATGCTTATTGCTCTAACATGGTTATACTCTTTTCTTGTCCATATTTTGATAGTGTTTGGTCTGACTGCTCCTTTACAGCTGTGTGGAAACATTATTAACAAAGTGTCCTGTGACAACTATTCTGTTGTCAAACTGGCCTGCTCTGACACCAGAGCCAATAACATTTTTGGACTTGTTCACATGTTTACAGTAATCTTTGCTCTTATAATCTTAATTCTTTTCTCTTACATTAGAATTCTTATAGTTTGTTTTTCTGGTTCTAAACAGACCAGACAGAAAGCTCTCAGTACCTGCACACCTCACCTCGCTTCTCTGCTCAACTTTTCCTTTGGAGCTTTCTTTGAAATAGTACAGAGCAGGTTTGATATGAACTATTTACCCAATATGTTGCGCATTTTTCTGTCATTGTACTGGTTTACATTCCAACCACTCATCAACCCTTTACTGTACGGACTGCAAATGTCCACAATACGCATTGTATGTAGACGTCTGCTCTTTGGGGGGGAAAGGTAA
- the LOC116057903 gene encoding olfactory receptor 11A1-like — MINSTQVSYFTFAAYFNIGLFKYLFFLIIMCFYALIICANLLLIVVICMNRSLHEPMYLFLCSLFVNELYGSTGLFPFLLVQILSDIHTVSAPFCFLQIYCVFTYAAIQFHNLSIMSYDRYLAICYPLQYNTRMTSNKVAVLIALTWLYPFVGVSVTIALSVPLQLCGNIINKVYCDNYSVVKLACSDTRVNNIYGLLITCLLVFGPFSLILYTYVKIFKVCFSGSEQTRQKAVSTCTPHLASLINCFFGSFFEILQSRFDMSSVPMMLRIFLSLYVLTCQPIFNPLMYGLQMTKIRSLCKSIIFSQM, encoded by the coding sequence ATGATCAACTCTACACAGGTTTCATATTTCACTTTTGCTGCATACTTTAATATTGGGCTCtttaaatacttattttttCTGATCATTATGTGTTTTTATGCTTTAATTATCTGTGCCAATCTTTTGCTGATTGTGGTTATCTGTATGAACAGAAGCTTACATGAACCTATGTACCTTTTTCTGTGCAGCCtgtttgtaaatgaactgtatggTAGTACAGGGTTGTTTCCATTCCTTCTGGTTCAGATCCTCTCTGACATTCACACTGTTTCTGCTCCcttctgtttcctgcagatttattgtgtgtttACATATGCAGCTATACAATTTCATAATTTATCCATCATGTCTTATGACAGATATCTTGCTATATGTTATCCTCTGCAATATAACACACGTATGACATCTAACAAGGTTGCCGTGCTTATTGCTCTAACATGGTTATACCCATTTGTTGGAGTTTCTGTCACAATAGCTTTGAGTGTTCCTTTACAGCTATGTGGGAACATTATTAACAAGGTTTACTGTGATAACTACTCTGTTGTCAAACTGGCCTGCTCCGACACCAGAGTGAACAACATTTATGGACTGCTTATCACTTGTCTTTTAGTCTTTGGTCCTTTCAGTTTAATCCTTTACACCTACGTGAAGAtctttaaagtttgtttttctGGTTCTGAACAGACCAGACAGAAAGCTGTCAGTACCTGCACACCTCACCTCGCTTCTCTGATCAACTGTTTCTTTGGTTCTTTCTTTGAAATATTACAGAGCAGGTTTGATATGAGCAGTGTACCCATGATGTTgcgcatttttttgtcattatacGTTCTGACCTGCCAACCGATCTTTAACCCTTTAATGTATGGACTGCAAATGACTAAAATACGTAGCTTATGTAAAAGTATTATCTTTAGTCAAATGTAA
- the LOC116057902 gene encoding olfactory receptor 11A1-like — MINSTQVSYFTFGAYFNIGLFKYLFFLIIMCFYAFIICANLLLIVVICMNRSLHEPMYLFLCSLFVNELFGSTGLFPFLLVQILSDIHTVSAPFCFLQIYCVFAYAAIQFHNLSILSYDRYLAICYPLQYNTRMTSNKVAVLIAVTWLYPFLEIAVLISLSAPLQLCGNIINKVYCDNYSVVKLACSDTTVNNIYGLIYICLVVFVPLILILYTYIKILKVCYSGSKQTRQKAVSTCTPHLASLLNFFFGSFFEIVQSRFDMSSVPMMLRIFLSLYFLTCQPIFNPLMYGLQMSKIRSLCKSIIFGKM, encoded by the coding sequence ATGATAAACTCTACACAGGTTTCATATTTCACTTTTGGTGCATACTTTAATATTGGGCTCtttaaatacttattttttCTGATCATTATGTGTTTTTATGCTTTCATTATCTGTGCCAATCTATTGCTGATTGTGGTTATCTGTATGAACAGAAGCTTACATGAACCTATGTACCTTTTTCTGTGCAGCCtgtttgtaaatgaactgtttggtAGTACAGGGTTGTTTCCATTCCTTCTGGTTCAGATCCTCTCTGACATTCACACTGTTTCTGCTCCcttctgtttcctgcagatttattgtgtgtttgcatatgcaGCTATACAATTTCATAATTTATCCATTCTGTCTTATGACAGATATCTTGCTATCTGTTATCCTCTGCAATATAACACACGTATGACATCTAACAAGGTTGCCGTGCTTATTGCTGTAACATGGTTATACCCATTTCTTGAAATTGCTGTCTTGATATCTTTAAGTGCTCCTTTACAGCTGTGTGGGAACATCATTAACAAGGTTTACTGTGATAACTACTCTGTTGTCAAACTGGCCTGCTCTGACACCACAGTAAACAACATTTATGGACTCATTTACATATGTCTTGTAGTCTTTGTTCCTCTCATTTTAATCCTTTACACTTACATTAAGATCCTTAAAGTGTGTTATTCTGGTTCTAAACAGACCAGACAGAAAGCTGTCAGTACCTGCACACCTCACCTCGCTTCCCTGCTCAACTTTTTCTTTGGTTCTTTTTTTGAAATAGTACAGAGCAGGTTTGATATGAGCAGTGTACCCATGATGTTgcgcatttttttgtcattatacTTTCTGACCTGCCAACCGATCTTCAACCCTTTAATGTATGGACTGCAAATGTCTAAAATACGTAGCTTATGTAAAAGTATTATCTTTGGTAAAATGTAA